One window from the genome of Musa acuminata AAA Group cultivar baxijiao chromosome BXJ1-4, Cavendish_Baxijiao_AAA, whole genome shotgun sequence encodes:
- the LOC135659668 gene encoding MYB-like transcription factor ODO1 — protein sequence MGRRPCCDKLGVKKGPWSAEEDEKLVGFILANGHCCWRAVPKLAGLLRCGKSCRLRWTNYLRPDLRRGLLSDVEEQLVIDLHARLGNRWSKIAAMLPGRTDNEIKNLWNTHIKKKLLRRGIDPVTHQLLDRQASPAASQSTVTTDSKSDADQFQSPGNQGHIPSSDNKNPAEASSSAGSADLPLMNCLWEDDAPVLLEELWQLPGNEDNYGAIAAAGQVPWDYEGCCEWLLDYQDFEEGDVGSENLPRR from the exons ATGGGGAGGCGGCCGTGCTGCGACAAGCTCGGGGTGAAGAAGGGGCCATGGTCGGCGGAGGAGGACGAGAAGCTCGTCGGCTTCATCCTCGCCAACGGCCATTGTTGCTGGCGCGCCGTCCCCAAGCTTGCCGGGCTGCTAAGGTGCGGCAAGAGCTGCAGACTTCGGTGGACGAACTACCTGCGCCCCGACCTCAGGAGAGGGCTGCTCAGCGACGTGGAGGAGCAGCTGGTCATCGATCTCCATGCTCGCCTCGGGAACAg GTGGTCGAAGATTGCGGCGATGCTACCGGGAAGaacggacaacgagatcaagaacctcTGGAACACACACATCAAGAAAAAGCTTCTTAGGAGGGGCATCGATCCCGTCACTCATCAACTGCTCGATCGGCAAGCAAGCCCCGCAGCTTCACAGTCCACCGTCACCACCGACTCCAAGTCCGATGCAGACCAGTTCCAGTCGCCAGGAAACCAAGGCCACATCCCTTCCTCGGACAACAAGAACCCAGCGGAAGCAAGCTCCAGCGCCGGCAGCGCGGACCTTCCTCTGATGAACTGCTTGTGGGAAGACGACGCGCCAGTGCTCTTGGAGGAGCTGTGGCAGCTTCCGGGCAACGAAGACAACTACggcgccatcgccgccgccgggCAGGTGCCGTGGGACTACGAAGGGTGCTGCGAGTGGCTGCTGGACTACCAGGATTTCGAAGAGGGAGATGTGGGATCGGAGAATTTGCCGAGAAGGTAG
- the LOC135672568 gene encoding FCS-Like Zinc finger 1-like has protein sequence MPSPRFFFVDEGRRQHFLGACFLCKKPIAENEDVFMYRGDTPFCSTECRWEQMDMDEALQNEARTQSPPPVKRKPSLIVRSECDENQFVSDATAVVAG, from the exons ATGCCATCTCCGAGGTTCTTCTTCGTCGACGAGGGACGGCGCCAGCACTTCCTGGGCGCCTGCTTTCTTTGTAAGAAGCCCATCGCCGAGAACGAGGACGTCTTCATGTACAG AGGGGACACGCCCTTTTGCAGCACGGAGTGCCGGTGGGAGCAGATGGACATGGATGAAGCTCTTCAGAACGAAGCGAGGACGCAGTCACCGCCTCCCGTGAAGCGCAAGCCGAGCTTGATCGTTCGCTCCGAGTGTGATGAGAACCAGTTCGTGTCCGATGCTACTGCAGTTGTTGCTGGCTAA